The Clostridiaceae bacterium HFYG-1003 genome includes a window with the following:
- a CDS encoding acetate kinase has protein sequence MKVLVINAGSSSLKYQLYDMSNEAVLAKGLVERIGIEGSLLTHRPEGKDKHVIQTEMPDHKIAIQLVLDALVDPVVGVIKNVDEITAVGHRIVHGGEKYSSSVLLDDQLMEELKEVSKLAPLHNPPALIGIRACRELMPHTPMTAVFDTSFHQTMDPVAYMYAIPYELYESDKIRRYGFHGTSHKYVANRAAEMLNRNIEDMKIVTCHLGNGSSVTAVKHGKAIDTSMGFTPLAGLVMGTRTGDMDPAIVTYLMSEKGWDAKAVDNLMNKKSGVLGVSGVSSDFRDLEKAAAEGNKRAQLALDMFHYRVRKYIGSYAAAMGGIDAIVFTAGLGENSPMAREEILKGLEFLGFEVDLAKDNVRGKEVIFSSDNSRVKLMVIPTNEELMIARDTKVLVQEAKH, from the coding sequence ATGAAAGTTTTAGTTATCAACGCCGGATCCTCCTCATTAAAGTATCAGCTTTATGACATGTCCAACGAAGCCGTTCTGGCCAAAGGCCTGGTAGAGCGCATTGGCATCGAGGGATCGCTTCTGACCCATCGGCCGGAAGGCAAAGACAAACATGTGATCCAGACAGAAATGCCCGATCACAAGATCGCAATTCAGCTGGTGCTGGATGCGCTGGTCGATCCAGTGGTCGGCGTGATCAAGAACGTCGATGAAATCACCGCAGTCGGACACCGGATCGTACACGGCGGAGAAAAATACTCCAGCTCCGTACTGCTCGATGATCAGCTGATGGAAGAGCTCAAGGAAGTTTCCAAGCTGGCTCCGCTGCACAACCCGCCGGCTCTGATCGGTATCCGCGCCTGCCGCGAACTGATGCCGCACACACCGATGACCGCCGTGTTTGACACCTCCTTCCATCAGACCATGGATCCAGTAGCTTACATGTATGCCATTCCCTACGAACTGTATGAATCGGACAAGATCCGCCGTTACGGCTTCCACGGCACATCCCACAAGTATGTGGCCAACCGGGCTGCTGAAATGCTCAACCGCAACATTGAAGACATGAAGATCGTTACCTGCCACCTGGGCAACGGATCCTCCGTCACCGCGGTCAAGCACGGCAAGGCCATTGACACCTCCATGGGCTTTACCCCTCTGGCAGGTCTGGTTATGGGAACCCGTACCGGAGATATGGATCCGGCCATCGTTACCTACCTGATGTCTGAAAAAGGCTGGGACGCGAAAGCAGTTGACAACCTGATGAACAAAAAGTCCGGAGTCCTTGGTGTTTCCGGTGTTTCCTCCGACTTCCGTGACCTGGAAAAAGCCGCTGCCGAAGGCAACAAGCGCGCTCAGCTGGCTCTGGATATGTTCCACTACCGGGTCAGAAAGTACATCGGCTCCTATGCAGCAGCCATGGGCGGAATTGACGCCATCGTCTTTACGGCCGGACTGGGAGAAAATTCCCCGATGGCCCGGGAAGAGATCCTCAAGGGACTCGAATTCCTCGGCTTTGAAGTGGATCTGGCCAAGGACAATGTCCGCGGCAAGGAAGTCATCTTCTCCTCGGACAATTCCAGAGTGAAGCTCATGGTCATCCCGACCAATGAAGAGCTCATGATTGCCCGCGACACCAAAGTTCTGGTGCAGGAAGCCAAACACTAA
- a CDS encoding DUF5716 family protein produces MKLFEIVPANFFSILVSPNREIYVDALMILHEEFKEKLNIKVEDYLSSLIFLLEDRQFELESDDEPQGALSVSGKARLIMERLTRTGWIEREFIENSFIEIISLQPYAVPVIKLLSELGSEESEEYSSMVFATFSGLKQAMEADQEHLYEAVQSARANTERLQHSMRKLYHGIRRFLRGIVQVQDVNTLLTEHFMEFRRLSDRYYHPIKTLDSVYRYMGPIQELIASISREEQFVEAMVARAMSLRQLDSEEAARQEVLTALDYVAGSYSGMDRLINEIDRKNSSYTKSSVEKIRYLMTADQSIRGKLAQILKTVAAADGSEQDRVLDRLERGIQASRQESLDASSIYHKTIRARRVVRPALPVDTEDPLSGMAQAFLLDQMKTAYPVARIRRFVEDLFEKAGPMIRAADLPLESDEEFILLILAVIRHQDPRMPYTIVPGEGRILRNGYWIPDLTIQQKTQDPKIRLPQSELEVSDPWRDGRSNASQRKKSGIRSQRTKSGTGQSQSNAVNRSNDQISGFDLIEAMNKESDHEVE; encoded by the coding sequence ATGAAGCTTTTTGAGATTGTCCCTGCTAATTTTTTTTCGATTCTGGTCTCGCCCAATCGGGAGATCTATGTTGACGCACTGATGATCCTGCATGAGGAGTTCAAGGAAAAGTTGAACATCAAAGTGGAGGATTATTTGTCGTCCCTCATTTTTCTGCTGGAAGACCGCCAATTTGAGTTGGAGTCCGATGATGAACCGCAGGGCGCTTTATCGGTCAGCGGGAAGGCTCGCCTGATTATGGAACGGCTGACCCGGACGGGCTGGATAGAGCGAGAATTTATTGAGAACTCCTTCATCGAAATTATTTCGCTCCAACCTTATGCCGTTCCAGTCATCAAGCTGTTAAGCGAACTGGGATCGGAAGAATCGGAAGAGTATTCCTCCATGGTGTTTGCCACCTTCTCGGGGTTAAAACAGGCCATGGAAGCGGATCAGGAACACCTGTATGAGGCAGTGCAGTCGGCCAGAGCCAACACGGAGCGGCTGCAGCATTCTATGCGCAAGCTCTATCATGGAATCCGGCGTTTTCTGCGCGGCATTGTTCAGGTCCAGGATGTCAACACCTTACTGACAGAGCACTTCATGGAATTTCGCCGGTTATCGGATCGATACTACCATCCGATCAAGACGTTGGACTCAGTGTATCGCTATATGGGTCCGATTCAGGAACTGATTGCTTCCATCAGCCGGGAAGAGCAGTTCGTCGAGGCTATGGTTGCCCGGGCGATGTCTCTGCGTCAGCTCGACTCAGAAGAGGCGGCCCGCCAGGAAGTTCTGACGGCTCTGGACTATGTGGCCGGATCCTACTCCGGCATGGACCGGCTCATCAATGAGATCGACCGAAAGAACAGCAGCTATACCAAAAGTTCAGTGGAAAAGATCCGCTATCTGATGACTGCCGATCAGTCCATTCGGGGAAAACTGGCTCAAATTTTAAAGACAGTGGCTGCTGCAGACGGCTCGGAGCAGGATCGGGTTCTGGATCGGCTGGAGCGAGGGATTCAGGCTTCGCGGCAGGAATCGCTGGATGCCAGCTCGATCTATCATAAAACGATCCGGGCGCGGCGAGTTGTTCGTCCGGCTTTGCCGGTTGACACGGAAGATCCGCTCTCTGGCATGGCTCAAGCTTTTCTGCTCGACCAGATGAAAACCGCGTACCCTGTCGCAAGAATCCGCCGGTTTGTGGAAGATCTGTTTGAAAAAGCCGGTCCGATGATTCGCGCGGCGGATCTGCCGCTGGAGTCTGATGAAGAATTCATTCTGCTGATTCTTGCGGTGATCCGACATCAGGACCCCCGGATGCCCTACACCATCGTTCCCGGAGAGGGGCGGATCCTGCGCAACGGCTACTGGATTCCGGATCTGACGATTCAGCAGAAAACTCAGGATCCAAAAATCAGACTGCCGCAGAGCGAACTGGAAGTTAGTGATCCCTGGAGGGATGGGCGTTCCAATGCCAGCCAGAGAAAAAAATCCGGGATCCGCAGTCAAAGGACGAAATCCGGCACCGGACAGTCTCAATCCAACGCCGTTAATCGAAGCAATGACCAGATCAGCGGTTTTGATCTGATCGAAGCCATGAACAAGGAGTCTGACCATGAAGTGGAATGA
- a CDS encoding DUF4194 domain-containing protein, translating into MKWNERYDNLNSTDKAEFRRLVNYLFSHTYLVRDVYRPDKQWLEPGNDYRLVSRHFELFQEYFAVAGWRLDKDDTYGIVSLTSEFDQNRLRLDRFTTLFLYTCRLMFEEGRELGDQLNHVRTDTGTVVEKMRSLGLLSKGRSTQKERMEAQRTLSHFNIIQKLEATAWSAEGNSILILPSILVILPNHEINNIVRELEELRQEVQTGTEAAMDPAQGEEE; encoded by the coding sequence ATGAAGTGGAATGAACGCTATGACAATTTAAACAGCACGGATAAAGCCGAGTTTCGGCGACTGGTCAATTACCTGTTTTCTCACACCTATCTGGTTCGGGATGTATACCGGCCGGACAAGCAATGGCTGGAACCGGGCAATGATTATCGGCTGGTAAGTCGTCACTTTGAACTGTTTCAGGAATATTTCGCGGTGGCCGGCTGGCGTCTGGACAAAGACGATACCTACGGCATTGTCTCCCTGACCAGCGAATTTGATCAGAATCGCCTGCGCCTTGACCGGTTCACTACGCTTTTTCTGTATACCTGCCGCCTGATGTTCGAAGAAGGCCGGGAACTGGGGGACCAGCTGAATCATGTCCGAACGGATACCGGGACGGTGGTGGAGAAGATGAGGAGTCTGGGCCTTCTGTCCAAAGGACGTTCCACCCAGAAGGAGAGAATGGAGGCGCAGCGTACGCTGTCCCATTTTAATATCATTCAGAAACTCGAAGCAACCGCCTGGTCGGCGGAGGGGAACAGCATCCTGATTCTGCCGTCCATTCTGGTGATTCTACCCAATCATGAAATCAACAACATCGTTCGGGAACTGGAAGAGTTAAGACAGGAAGTTCAAACCGGCACAGAGGCCGCGATGGATCCGGCACAAGGAGAAGAGGAATGA